Proteins encoded by one window of Pseudonocardia alni:
- a CDS encoding IclR family transcriptional regulator domain-containing protein: MARDGTGPDFIEALARGLEVITAFRPGRAEMTLADLAGATGLARPTVRRVLLTLTELGYVRSGERGYALTPRVLDLGVAYVRSTGLWDVARPHLERLVARTHESCSIAQLDGSDIVYVARVAVPKIVALSVQIGTRFPAASTSLGKVQLAALAPEELERVLAEPSRSGLTPRHAPAPAERDAELREVRARGWALTDEQLAPGIRSVAAPLRDGEGRVVAGVNVNCHAAETSLETLLEHHLPLLLQAAGDISADFARLASAPHVTVSATA; this comes from the coding sequence ATGGCACGCGACGGGACCGGCCCGGACTTCATCGAGGCGCTCGCCCGCGGTCTCGAGGTGATCACCGCCTTCCGGCCCGGACGGGCGGAGATGACCCTCGCCGACCTGGCCGGCGCGACCGGGCTCGCCCGCCCGACCGTGCGCCGGGTGCTGCTCACCCTCACCGAGCTCGGCTACGTCCGCTCCGGCGAGCGCGGCTACGCCCTCACCCCGCGGGTGCTGGACCTGGGCGTCGCCTACGTCCGGTCGACCGGGCTGTGGGACGTGGCCCGGCCGCACCTGGAGCGCCTCGTCGCGCGGACCCACGAGTCGTGCTCGATCGCCCAGCTCGACGGCAGCGACATCGTCTACGTCGCGCGGGTCGCGGTGCCCAAGATCGTCGCGCTGTCGGTGCAGATCGGGACGCGGTTCCCGGCCGCGTCGACGTCGCTGGGGAAGGTGCAGCTCGCCGCGCTGGCCCCCGAGGAGCTGGAACGGGTGCTGGCCGAGCCGTCGCGGTCCGGGCTGACCCCGCGGCACGCCCCGGCGCCCGCCGAGCGCGACGCCGAGCTGCGCGAGGTCCGCGCCCGCGGCTGGGCGCTGACCGACGAGCAGCTCGCCCCGGGCATCCGCTCGGTCGCCGCCCCGCTGCGCGACGGCGAGGGCCGGGTCGTCGCCGGGGTCAACGTCAACTGCCACGCCGCGGAGACCTCGCTGGAGACCCTGCTCGAACACCATCTGCCGCTGCTGCTGCAGGCCGCGGGCGACATCAGCGCCGACTTCGCCCGGCTCGCCTCCGCGCCGCACGTGACGGTGTCGGCCACGGCTTGA
- a CDS encoding class I SAM-dependent methyltransferase has translation MAASDRERWDARHTAAGAGSPLPPDALRGRTDLLPSSGRALDLACGRGAVAVWLAMQGLDVVAVDVSPAGLAAGAGLAAAHDVRVRWVEADLDAGFPRDDDRYDVVVCQRFRDPALYPALRAALAPGGLLVVTVLSEVGDAGGPFRAVPGELTAAFAGLEVLAHGEGNGEAHLVARLPA, from the coding sequence GTGGCGGCCTCGGACCGCGAACGCTGGGACGCCCGGCACACGGCCGCGGGGGCCGGGTCGCCGCTCCCGCCGGACGCGCTGCGCGGGCGCACGGACCTGCTCCCGTCCTCGGGCCGGGCGCTGGACCTGGCCTGCGGGCGCGGCGCGGTCGCGGTGTGGCTGGCGATGCAGGGGCTCGACGTCGTCGCCGTCGACGTGTCCCCGGCCGGGCTCGCCGCGGGCGCCGGGCTGGCCGCCGCCCACGACGTACGGGTGCGCTGGGTGGAGGCCGACCTCGACGCCGGCTTCCCCCGCGACGACGACCGCTACGACGTCGTCGTCTGCCAGCGGTTCCGCGACCCGGCGCTCTACCCGGCGCTGCGTGCCGCGCTCGCGCCGGGCGGGCTGCTGGTGGTCACGGTGCTGTCCGAGGTCGGCGACGCGGGCGGCCCGTTCCGGGCGGTGCCCGGTGAGCTGACCGCCGCGTTCGCCGGCCTCGAGGTCCTCGCCCACGGCGAGGGCAACGGGGAGGCGCACCTGGTCGCCCGCCTCCCCGCCTGA
- a CDS encoding CaiB/BaiF CoA transferase family protein, with protein MAEPGTGGPLDGVLVADFSRILAGPYATMLLADMGADVIKVEGPAGDDTRTWTPPERDGEATYYLGINRGKRSIALDLRDPGDLAAARELARRADVVIENLRPGGMARFGLDHASVAADNPGVVYASISGFGSGAGAHVPGYDLMVQAMSGLMSLTGDPDGPPYRAGISVFDVMAGNHAAIGVLAALRHRDRTGTGQHVEVNLLSSALTGLVNHSSAWVAGGTVPYRMGNAHPSVFPYEPMPTADDDLIVAAGNDAQFRKLCGVLEVPGLADDPRFARNADRTVNREELRPLLEERLATRGAVEWFELLTAAGVPSGPIQTIDGGFAMAERFGLDPVVTVGEGDRAVPTTRHPVRFSATPAVYRLPPPRLDEHGADLRKWLDS; from the coding sequence ATGGCGGAACCCGGAACCGGCGGGCCGCTCGACGGCGTACTCGTCGCCGACTTCTCCCGGATCCTGGCCGGGCCGTACGCGACGATGCTGCTGGCGGACATGGGCGCCGACGTCATCAAGGTCGAGGGACCGGCGGGCGACGACACCCGCACCTGGACCCCGCCCGAGCGCGACGGCGAGGCCACCTACTACCTCGGCATCAACCGGGGGAAGCGGTCGATCGCGCTCGACCTGCGCGACCCCGGCGACCTCGCCGCGGCCCGCGAGCTCGCCCGCCGCGCCGACGTCGTCATCGAGAACCTGCGGCCCGGCGGGATGGCCCGCTTCGGGCTGGACCACGCCTCCGTCGCCGCCGACAACCCCGGTGTCGTCTACGCCTCGATCTCCGGGTTCGGCTCCGGTGCGGGCGCGCACGTCCCCGGCTACGACCTCATGGTGCAGGCGATGTCGGGGCTGATGAGCCTCACCGGCGACCCGGACGGGCCGCCGTACCGGGCCGGGATCTCGGTGTTCGACGTGATGGCGGGCAACCACGCCGCGATCGGCGTCCTCGCCGCGCTGCGCCACCGCGACCGCACCGGCACCGGCCAGCACGTCGAGGTCAACCTGCTGTCCTCCGCGCTGACCGGGCTGGTCAACCACAGCTCCGCCTGGGTCGCGGGCGGGACGGTGCCCTACCGGATGGGCAACGCCCACCCCTCGGTGTTCCCCTACGAGCCGATGCCCACCGCCGACGACGACCTCATCGTCGCCGCCGGCAACGACGCCCAGTTCCGCAAGCTCTGCGGCGTGCTCGAGGTGCCCGGCCTCGCCGACGACCCCCGCTTCGCCCGCAACGCCGACCGCACGGTCAACCGGGAGGAGCTGCGCCCGCTGCTGGAGGAGCGGCTCGCGACCCGGGGGGCCGTCGAGTGGTTCGAGCTGCTCACCGCCGCCGGCGTGCCGTCCGGGCCGATCCAGACCATCGACGGCGGGTTCGCGATGGCCGAGCGCTTCGGGCTCGATCCCGTCGTCACGGTCGGGGAGGGGGACCGCGCGGTGCCCACCACCCGGCACCCGGTCCGGTTCTCCGCCACCCCGGCCGTCTACCGGCTCCCTCCGCCGCGGCTCGACGAGCACGGCGCCGACCTGCGGAAATGGCTCGACTCATGA
- a CDS encoding dioxygenase family protein, giving the protein MTQPTTVTEDTITDAAVARWATAHDPRTAELMTALVRHLHDFARETHLTEDEWMAAVRWLTATGQISDDKREEFILASDVLGLSMLVVQQNHRLDPAATPATVLGPFHIDGSPEKASGEDMSDGLPGDPLFVHGSVRALDGTPVTGAVLDVWQSDADGTYEAQLDVDEARLRAKYTTGDDGGYCLRTIAPLGYAIPMDGPVGDLVSRTDISPMRPAHIHFLLAVPGYEPLITHLFREGAEFLDSDVVFGVKRELVVGFTRREPGPTPDGGHSEVPWYEARYDFVLQPAG; this is encoded by the coding sequence ATGACGCAGCCCACCACCGTCACCGAGGACACGATCACCGACGCCGCCGTCGCGCGCTGGGCGACCGCGCACGACCCGCGCACCGCCGAGCTGATGACCGCCCTGGTGCGCCACCTGCACGACTTCGCCCGCGAGACCCACCTCACCGAGGACGAGTGGATGGCCGCGGTGCGCTGGCTGACCGCAACCGGGCAGATCTCCGACGACAAGCGCGAGGAGTTCATCCTCGCCTCCGACGTGCTCGGGCTGTCCATGCTCGTCGTCCAGCAGAACCACCGGCTCGACCCGGCCGCCACCCCGGCGACGGTGCTGGGCCCGTTCCACATCGACGGCTCCCCGGAGAAGGCCTCCGGCGAGGACATGTCCGACGGGCTGCCCGGCGACCCGCTGTTCGTGCACGGCAGCGTCCGCGCGCTCGACGGCACCCCGGTGACCGGAGCCGTCCTCGACGTCTGGCAGTCCGACGCCGACGGCACCTACGAGGCCCAGCTCGACGTCGACGAGGCCCGGCTGCGCGCGAAGTACACCACCGGCGACGACGGCGGCTACTGCCTGCGCACCATCGCCCCGCTCGGCTACGCCATCCCGATGGACGGGCCCGTCGGCGACCTCGTCTCGCGCACCGACATCAGCCCGATGCGGCCCGCCCACATCCACTTCCTGCTGGCCGTGCCCGGCTACGAGCCGCTGATCACCCACCTGTTCCGGGAGGGCGCCGAGTTCCTCGACTCCGACGTCGTGTTCGGGGTCAAGCGCGAACTCGTCGTCGGCTTCACCCGCCGCGAGCCCGGCCCCACGCCGGACGGCGGGCACAGCGAGGTGCCCTGGTACGAGGCCCGCTACGACTTCGTGCTCCAGCCCGCCGGATAG
- a CDS encoding amidohydrolase family protein: MSVVFRNGTVLTVDAGRTVLSGHDVLVTGDRIAAVGVGLEVPEGTEEVDATGGIVMPGMVDTHRHMWQTSLRGYGADWTLTQYFVWNYLEWGRIFRPEDIHAGNLLAALEALDAGVTTTVDWSHGLQTPQHADAAVDALASTAGRFVLAYGNIHDAPANWTADPGFREFVSRRITPGDDMLGFQLAFDVTGDPAFPERPAFEVARELGVGVTTHAGVWGATNDDGVRLMHEHGFAGPDTVYVHAATLSADSYHRIAATGGSVSVSTESEQSAGQGYPPTWALREHGIPVSLSMDTSMWWSADLFSAMRTTLGADRSREHLEAHARGDTVTHSSLRAEQVVEWATRGGARAIGRESDLGSVEVGKKADLVLLRNDHSPVSFPLLNPHGHVAFQAQRGDVHTVLVDGRVMKRDGRLVDVDLAAARTAVTATVEHLRATMGEAAWQAGMNPEIPETKVLDNPYTYTDYRSAATHGG; encoded by the coding sequence ATGAGCGTCGTCTTCCGCAACGGGACCGTCCTGACGGTGGACGCGGGCCGGACGGTCCTGTCCGGCCACGACGTCCTGGTGACCGGTGATCGGATCGCCGCGGTCGGGGTCGGTCTGGAGGTGCCCGAGGGCACCGAGGAGGTCGACGCGACCGGCGGGATCGTGATGCCGGGCATGGTCGACACCCACCGGCACATGTGGCAGACCTCGCTGCGCGGGTACGGCGCCGACTGGACGCTCACCCAGTACTTCGTCTGGAACTACCTGGAGTGGGGCAGGATCTTCCGCCCGGAGGACATCCACGCAGGGAACCTGCTCGCCGCGCTGGAGGCCCTCGACGCGGGCGTCACCACCACCGTCGACTGGTCGCACGGCCTGCAGACCCCGCAGCACGCCGACGCCGCCGTCGACGCCCTGGCCTCCACCGCGGGCCGGTTCGTGCTCGCCTACGGCAACATCCACGACGCCCCCGCGAACTGGACCGCCGACCCCGGGTTCCGCGAGTTCGTGTCGCGGCGCATCACCCCCGGCGACGACATGCTCGGCTTCCAGCTCGCCTTCGACGTCACCGGTGACCCCGCGTTCCCCGAGCGCCCCGCGTTCGAGGTGGCCCGCGAGCTCGGCGTCGGCGTCACGACGCACGCCGGGGTGTGGGGCGCGACCAACGACGACGGCGTCCGGCTCATGCACGAGCACGGCTTCGCCGGGCCGGACACCGTCTACGTGCACGCCGCGACCCTGTCCGCCGACTCCTACCACCGGATCGCCGCGACCGGCGGCTCGGTGTCGGTGTCCACCGAGAGCGAGCAGAGCGCCGGTCAGGGCTACCCGCCCACCTGGGCGCTGCGCGAGCACGGGATCCCGGTGTCGCTGTCGATGGACACCTCGATGTGGTGGAGCGCGGACCTGTTCTCGGCGATGCGCACCACACTGGGCGCCGACCGATCCCGCGAGCACCTGGAGGCACACGCGCGCGGGGACACCGTCACCCACTCGTCGCTGCGGGCCGAACAGGTCGTGGAGTGGGCGACCCGCGGCGGGGCCCGCGCGATCGGACGCGAGTCCGATCTCGGCTCGGTCGAGGTCGGCAAGAAGGCCGACCTGGTGCTCCTGCGCAACGACCACTCACCGGTGTCGTTCCCGCTGCTGAACCCGCACGGTCACGTCGCGTTCCAGGCCCAGCGCGGCGACGTGCACACCGTGCTCGTGGACGGGCGCGTGATGAAGCGCGACGGGCGCCTGGTCGACGTCGACCTCGCCGCCGCGCGGACCGCGGTCACCGCCACCGTCGAGCACCTGCGCGCCACGATGGGCGAGGCGGCCTGGCAGGCCGGGATGAACCCCGAGATCCCCGAGACCAAGGTCCTCGACAACCCCTACACCTACACCGACTACCGCAGCGCGGCCACGCACGGCGGCTGA
- a CDS encoding citryl-CoA lyase: MTYPTALGASSKDAITLLGHDLADDVMGKVGFGELAFWLATQRRPTPGETRVFEAVLAALADHGFTPTAIVTRLTHLSAPDSVQGALAAGLLGGGSRFLGVTEDCGRFLHDHLPVERPTTDDGWDAVALEIVTAQRAAKRFVPGLGHHVHKDGDPRTPRLFTLAAEEGLTGPHLRLFAAIGRVHPQVLGRTLPLNGAGVCGAALADLGLPLELLRGFALLARTAGLIGQLAEELRHPVANDIFLSVDLHNRSVDPDPYQPEGDLR, from the coding sequence ATGACCTACCCCACCGCCCTGGGCGCCTCGTCGAAGGACGCCATCACCCTGCTCGGCCACGACCTCGCCGACGACGTCATGGGGAAGGTCGGGTTCGGCGAGCTCGCGTTCTGGCTCGCCACCCAGCGTCGCCCCACCCCCGGTGAGACCCGGGTGTTCGAGGCCGTCCTCGCCGCGCTGGCCGACCACGGGTTCACCCCGACCGCGATCGTCACCCGGCTCACCCACCTGTCGGCGCCGGACTCGGTGCAGGGCGCGCTGGCCGCCGGGCTGCTCGGCGGCGGGTCGCGCTTCCTCGGCGTCACCGAGGACTGCGGCCGGTTCCTGCACGACCACCTGCCCGTCGAGCGCCCGACCACCGACGACGGCTGGGACGCCGTCGCGCTGGAGATCGTCACCGCCCAGCGGGCGGCGAAGCGGTTCGTGCCGGGCCTCGGCCACCACGTCCACAAGGACGGCGACCCCCGCACCCCGCGGCTGTTCACCCTCGCCGCCGAGGAGGGGCTGACCGGCCCGCACCTGAGGCTGTTCGCCGCGATCGGCCGGGTGCACCCGCAGGTGCTCGGACGGACGCTGCCGCTCAACGGCGCCGGCGTCTGCGGCGCCGCGCTGGCCGACCTCGGCCTGCCGCTGGAGCTGCTGCGCGGCTTCGCCCTGCTCGCCCGCACCGCGGGCCTGATCGGCCAGCTCGCCGAGGAGCTGCGCCACCCCGTCGCCAACGACATCTTCCTGTCCGTGGACCTGCACAACCGGTCCGTCGACCCCGACCCGTACCAGCCCGAGGGAGACCTGCGATGA